In a genomic window of Pseudodesulfovibrio senegalensis:
- a CDS encoding CBS domain-containing protein: protein MQIVTTHTGTDFDALASMVACTFLYPGAVGVLPKMVNPEVKQFLAIHAHMLRVEPRKDFDLDPVTSLIVVDANNWKRLDSMDSLVGRDGLEVICWDHHMEGVNIESGETHREEVGAAVTLLLEEMQKRDTPFSPIHATLFLLGIYSDTGGLRYPSVTARDAAMVSFLIENGADLNVVSAYLDDAVDDAHAEVFSRMLEESEVVKVGAARVGISAMQIETGLTSLARLVSKFREFKGIDAAFGIFQADSQKSMIIGRSKPGLVDIGQIMRALGGGGHPGAGSAIIRGAGPDEAAAQVRTLLDQGGHEAVPVGKVMSEPKRYVVDAAVTMADAARILEKDKLSGLLVLDGGALLGGLCAQDFAKAEKGGRSGVPVKGYARRQIPRITPDTSCREAVEQMSGAREGILPVLDGDELVGVVSQVDLLLQVYEF, encoded by the coding sequence ATGCAGATAGTGACCACGCATACCGGAACCGATTTCGATGCCCTGGCCTCCATGGTGGCCTGTACTTTTCTGTACCCGGGCGCCGTGGGCGTGCTCCCCAAGATGGTCAACCCCGAGGTCAAGCAGTTTCTGGCCATCCATGCCCACATGCTGCGCGTCGAACCGAGGAAGGATTTCGACCTCGATCCCGTGACATCGCTCATCGTGGTGGACGCCAACAACTGGAAACGGCTGGACTCCATGGATTCCCTTGTCGGGCGGGACGGTCTGGAGGTGATCTGCTGGGATCATCACATGGAGGGCGTGAACATCGAGAGTGGCGAGACGCACCGGGAAGAGGTGGGTGCGGCCGTGACCCTGCTGCTGGAGGAGATGCAAAAGCGCGACACCCCGTTTTCCCCCATCCACGCCACCCTGTTCCTGCTGGGCATCTATTCGGACACGGGCGGTCTGCGCTATCCGTCCGTGACCGCACGCGATGCGGCCATGGTCAGCTTCCTGATCGAGAACGGGGCAGACCTGAACGTGGTTTCCGCATATCTTGATGACGCGGTGGACGACGCCCATGCAGAGGTTTTTTCCAGAATGCTGGAGGAGTCCGAGGTCGTGAAGGTGGGCGCGGCCCGTGTGGGCATCAGCGCCATGCAGATCGAAACCGGGCTGACATCATTGGCCCGGCTGGTTTCCAAGTTTCGGGAATTCAAGGGCATAGACGCGGCGTTTGGCATATTTCAGGCGGATTCGCAAAAGAGCATGATCATTGGCCGGAGCAAGCCCGGGCTGGTGGACATCGGTCAGATCATGCGCGCGCTGGGCGGGGGCGGGCATCCCGGCGCGGGCTCGGCCATCATCCGCGGAGCCGGGCCGGACGAGGCCGCCGCACAGGTGCGCACGCTGTTGGATCAGGGCGGCCATGAGGCCGTTCCCGTGGGCAAGGTCATGTCCGAGCCGAAACGATACGTTGTGGACGCGGCAGTGACCATGGCCGATGCCGCCCGGATTCTGGAAAAGGACAAGCTTTCCGGCCTGCTGGTGCTGGATGGCGGCGCATTGCTCGGCGGGCTGTGCGCACAGGATTTCGCCAAGGCCGAAAAAGGCGGCAGATCAGGCGTGCCGGTCAAGGGCTATGCCCGGCGGCAGATTCCGCGCATCACCCCGGATACCAGTTGCCGCGAGGCCGTGGAACAAATGTCCGGCGCGCGCGAGGGCATACTCCCGGTGCTGGACGGCGACGAGTTGGTGGGCGTTGTCTCGCAGGTGGATCTGCTGCTGCAGGTCTATGAGTTCTGA
- a CDS encoding EFR1 family ferrodoxin (N-terminal region resembles flavodoxins. C-terminal ferrodoxin region binds two 4Fe-4S clusters.) translates to MDITTAKLVCFSPTGTTRAVLEGFARGFAPETTELVDITRPDVRARPLRLADGEMLVIGVPVYMGRVPALLGDWLAALEGNGAPAVCVAVYGNREYEDALLELKDIVSDRGCVPVAGAAYIGEHSFSNEETASLGRPDTSDMAHAEAFGAKVREKLQGIASLDEVGELKVPGVHPYGGRTELWDVDFIAVDRELCTQCGLCAEVCPVEAIDAQDGTIIDEKKCITCCACIKSCPEGARSIKPGPVKDAQGRINSLFTVRKEPELFL, encoded by the coding sequence ATGGATATCACGACCGCGAAATTGGTCTGTTTTTCTCCCACCGGAACCACAAGGGCCGTGCTGGAAGGATTTGCGCGGGGTTTTGCCCCGGAAACCACCGAACTGGTGGACATCACCCGGCCGGACGTGCGCGCCCGCCCGTTGCGTCTTGCCGACGGCGAGATGCTGGTGATCGGCGTTCCCGTGTATATGGGCCGTGTGCCGGCGCTGCTGGGCGACTGGCTGGCCGCGCTGGAGGGCAACGGCGCCCCCGCCGTCTGCGTTGCGGTGTACGGCAACCGTGAATATGAGGACGCATTGCTGGAGCTCAAGGATATTGTTTCGGACCGGGGCTGCGTGCCCGTGGCCGGGGCTGCGTATATCGGCGAGCATTCCTTTTCCAACGAAGAGACCGCTTCGCTGGGCAGGCCGGACACGAGCGACATGGCCCATGCCGAGGCCTTTGGCGCCAAAGTGCGCGAGAAACTGCAGGGCATTGCGTCCCTGGACGAAGTCGGCGAACTGAAGGTGCCGGGTGTGCATCCCTACGGCGGGCGCACCGAACTGTGGGACGTGGATTTCATTGCCGTGGACAGGGAACTCTGTACGCAGTGCGGTCTGTGCGCGGAAGTATGCCCGGTGGAAGCCATTGACGCGCAGGACGGCACCATCATCGACGAGAAGAAGTGCATCACCTGTTGCGCCTGCATCAAGAGTTGCCCGGAAGGGGCCAGAAGCATCAAGCCCGGCCCGGTGAAAGACGCGCAGGGCAGGATCAATTCCCTGTTTACGGTACGCAAGGAACCGGAGCTTTTCCTGTAG
- a CDS encoding peroxiredoxin, producing the protein MESSFPLIGDKMPSITVTTTKGQMTLPEDLSGKWFVLFSHPADYTPVCTTEFVAFQKRYDEFRALNCELVGMSIDQVFSHIKWMEWIKEKLDVEIEFPVIADDMGTVAKTLGMIHPGKGTNTVRAVFIVDDKGYVRIIFYYPQELGRNMDEILRAVKGMQTSDKHGVAIPAGWPENELIKERVIVPPAQDVDAAKKRLDEFEGFDWWFCHKKI; encoded by the coding sequence ATGGAAAGTTCGTTCCCGCTTATCGGCGACAAGATGCCCTCCATCACCGTAACCACCACCAAGGGACAGATGACCCTGCCCGAGGATTTGAGCGGAAAGTGGTTCGTGCTTTTTTCGCATCCGGCGGACTACACCCCGGTGTGCACCACGGAGTTCGTGGCCTTCCAGAAACGGTACGACGAGTTCCGGGCCCTGAATTGCGAGCTGGTGGGCATGTCCATCGACCAGGTCTTCTCGCACATCAAATGGATGGAGTGGATCAAGGAAAAACTGGACGTGGAGATCGAATTTCCGGTCATTGCGGACGACATGGGCACCGTGGCCAAGACGCTGGGCATGATCCATCCGGGCAAGGGCACCAATACCGTGCGCGCCGTATTCATCGTGGACGACAAGGGCTACGTGCGCATCATCTTCTACTATCCGCAGGAACTGGGCCGCAACATGGACGAAATCCTGCGCGCGGTGAAGGGTATGCAGACCTCGGACAAGCACGGCGTGGCCATTCCGGCCGGCTGGCCCGAAAACGAACTGATCAAGGAGCGCGTGATCGTGCCGCCCGCACAGGACGTGGACGCCGCCAAGAAGCGGCTTGACGAGTTCGAGGGCTTTGACTGGTGGTTCTGCCATAAAAAGATTTAG
- a CDS encoding cephalosporin hydroxylase family protein, translating into MDDSVKFEKECAREIESMAESLDLHEVSRQWFDRANHAKYSYHFRWLGLPIIQYPQDIVAMQEIVWKTRPDLIIETGVARGGSVVFYASMLKMMDIKGKVVGIDVDIREHNRKAIGEHFLSDYIQLIQGSSVDELVVSQVKEIARGKQRVLVVLDSNHTHDHVLAELSAYSPLVTKGSYCVVFDTVIEDMADASFDDRPWSRGNNPKTAVHEFLEGSDRFAIDEFIHNKLQITVAPDGYLKCIKD; encoded by the coding sequence ATGGACGATTCCGTAAAATTCGAAAAAGAATGCGCGAGAGAAATAGAATCGATGGCGGAGTCCTTAGACCTTCATGAAGTGAGCCGTCAATGGTTTGACCGTGCCAATCATGCAAAATATTCGTATCATTTCAGATGGCTTGGTTTGCCTATCATTCAATACCCTCAAGACATCGTAGCGATGCAGGAAATCGTCTGGAAGACCCGGCCGGATTTGATAATTGAAACCGGTGTTGCTCGTGGTGGGTCGGTGGTTTTTTATGCGTCCATGCTCAAAATGATGGATATCAAAGGCAAGGTCGTTGGTATTGATGTTGATATTCGTGAACACAACAGAAAGGCCATTGGAGAGCATTTTCTTTCTGATTACATACAGTTGATACAGGGGTCATCCGTTGATGAATTGGTTGTTTCCCAGGTGAAAGAGATTGCCAGGGGCAAGCAAAGAGTACTCGTGGTTCTGGATTCAAACCATACGCATGACCATGTGCTTGCGGAATTGTCCGCGTACAGTCCTTTAGTGACAAAAGGCAGCTATTGCGTTGTGTTTGACACAGTCATCGAAGACATGGCCGATGCTTCATTTGATGATCGTCCTTGGAGCAGGGGGAACAACCCCAAAACCGCAGTGCATGAATTTCTTGAAGGTAGCGACCGTTTTGCAATCGATGAATTCATCCACAACAAACTTCAGATTACCGTGGCCCCGGATGGCTACCTGAAGTGCATCAAGGATTAG
- a CDS encoding DegT/DnrJ/EryC1/StrS family aminotransferase has protein sequence MTLIPVAGPSITQLEIDYVADAAAHSWGDNANTYYERFHAAFSEYVGVRHAVSLPSCTSGLHLSLAALGIGPGDEVIVPDVTWIASVAPVRYVGATPVFCDIDPDTWCLSVDSFRECITERTKAVVPVEIYGSMPNWDALLRVAREHGISVVEDAAEAFGSQYGGKMAGSFGETGCFSFHGSKTVTTGEGGMLVTDDSDLFDRILFLRDHGRVPGDVSFVNAEVAFKYKMSAMQAAMGLAQVERAQELVKKKRTVFGWYRDRLEGVDGIFLNTEPEGVLNSYWMSTVILDPGFGLDKFDVIRELKARGIATRPFFSPLSSLPAFAASEQAKRASGRNIIGYRISRYGINLPSGLQLQETDVRRVCNALKEILGGTPWK, from the coding sequence ATGACGCTCATACCCGTGGCCGGACCGTCCATTACCCAACTGGAAATTGACTATGTGGCCGATGCCGCAGCACATTCATGGGGTGACAATGCCAACACCTACTATGAAAGATTTCATGCTGCGTTTTCCGAGTATGTCGGGGTACGCCATGCGGTAAGCCTGCCGTCTTGCACGTCTGGGTTGCACCTCTCGCTTGCCGCCCTCGGGATAGGACCGGGCGATGAGGTTATTGTTCCGGACGTTACCTGGATCGCTTCGGTTGCTCCTGTCAGGTATGTGGGGGCTACTCCTGTTTTTTGCGATATTGACCCTGATACGTGGTGTCTTTCCGTCGACAGTTTCAGGGAGTGCATTACGGAAAGGACCAAGGCCGTTGTGCCCGTTGAGATATATGGGAGCATGCCGAACTGGGACGCGTTGCTCCGGGTTGCCCGTGAACACGGCATTTCAGTAGTTGAGGACGCCGCCGAAGCCTTTGGGTCCCAATATGGAGGCAAAATGGCCGGTTCGTTTGGTGAAACCGGTTGTTTCAGCTTTCATGGTTCAAAGACCGTGACCACCGGAGAGGGTGGAATGCTGGTTACCGATGATTCGGACCTGTTCGATCGCATCCTCTTTTTGCGAGATCACGGACGAGTGCCCGGGGATGTGTCCTTTGTGAATGCCGAGGTTGCCTTCAAATACAAAATGAGCGCTATGCAAGCGGCAATGGGCCTTGCTCAGGTTGAAAGGGCTCAAGAGCTTGTGAAGAAAAAGCGTACTGTCTTTGGATGGTACCGCGATCGGCTGGAAGGGGTCGACGGCATTTTTCTCAACACCGAGCCCGAAGGCGTGCTCAATAGCTATTGGATGTCCACAGTGATCCTTGATCCCGGCTTCGGGTTGGACAAATTTGATGTGATCAGAGAATTGAAGGCGCGGGGAATTGCAACTCGTCCGTTTTTTTCTCCTCTGAGTTCGCTCCCGGCGTTTGCTGCCTCGGAACAGGCCAAAAGAGCGTCTGGACGCAATATAATAGGGTATCGCATCAGCAGGTATGGAATCAATCTTCCCTCTGGATTGCAGCTGCAGGAGACTGATGTACGCAGGGTTTGCAATGCGCTGAAAGAAATATTGGGGGGTACGCCGTGGAAGTAG
- a CDS encoding glycosyltransferase family 4 protein has protein sequence MKIVSITPDIDSGGSAKSLFMLSRAIRAAGHELHIASIVRPSRTKRKVEELRAAGVHVSFFDIPYLPLELVACPIPFWTNAGRTIKRLGEYRRLASYVHTIRPDVVHYNSYTTLLCSLFLGRYAGVLHAREVLIEPSRLMGGLKALIGARIREAIGITPPVSRQVLRLFDLAVNTVYNWPLEPPRCVPMPERDYLVYGVFAHVTPFKGHLQCVKAFASVADELRKAKVRLRLFGGKVPIHEAYYQSVLAEIRDCGVEDIISFPGFSDNPEREMSRVNLVVCFDVTGKAWHRDVIEAMSLGRPVLAAGDEECFVINGRTGMLTPKGDIEAFAHGMVTLADKTTLERLGQGAYEFAVENFDSEINGTRIVECLERVAGLKA, from the coding sequence GTGAAGATCGTATCCATAACGCCTGATATAGATAGCGGAGGTTCGGCAAAGAGTCTGTTTATGTTGTCTCGGGCTATCCGTGCCGCCGGACATGAATTGCATATTGCAAGTATTGTCCGTCCCTCACGTACCAAACGTAAGGTGGAGGAATTACGTGCTGCAGGTGTACACGTTTCGTTCTTTGATATCCCTTATCTTCCTTTGGAGTTGGTGGCTTGTCCCATCCCGTTTTGGACCAATGCAGGACGTACAATAAAGCGTTTGGGCGAGTACCGGAGACTGGCCAGTTATGTTCACACCATCCGGCCGGACGTGGTTCATTACAACAGCTATACGACATTGTTGTGCTCTCTTTTTCTGGGCAGGTATGCGGGAGTGTTGCATGCACGGGAGGTGTTGATCGAACCATCGAGGCTTATGGGCGGTCTCAAGGCTTTGATTGGAGCGCGCATTCGTGAAGCAATCGGAATAACTCCGCCAGTGAGCAGGCAGGTTCTACGGCTTTTTGATTTGGCTGTGAACACCGTGTACAACTGGCCTCTGGAGCCGCCGCGCTGTGTTCCCATGCCCGAGCGTGATTATTTGGTTTACGGAGTGTTCGCACACGTGACACCTTTCAAGGGGCATTTGCAATGTGTCAAGGCTTTTGCCTCGGTAGCGGATGAACTGCGCAAAGCAAAGGTTCGACTTCGACTTTTTGGCGGCAAGGTCCCGATCCATGAAGCATATTACCAGTCCGTCCTGGCTGAAATCCGGGATTGCGGGGTGGAGGACATCATTTCTTTTCCGGGATTTTCCGATAATCCAGAAAGGGAAATGAGCAGGGTTAATCTGGTTGTATGTTTTGATGTCACCGGCAAGGCTTGGCATCGGGATGTCATTGAAGCGATGAGTCTGGGACGGCCCGTCCTTGCTGCGGGGGATGAAGAGTGTTTTGTCATAAACGGGCGGACCGGTATGCTGACCCCCAAAGGTGACATAGAGGCTTTTGCTCACGGCATGGTGACGCTTGCCGACAAGACGACTCTTGAACGCTTGGGGCAGGGAGCATACGAGTTTGCCGTTGAGAATTTTGATTCGGAAATCAATGGTACCCGGATCGTGGAATGTCTGGAGCGAGTGGCGGGATTAAAAGCATAG
- the rfbF gene encoding glucose-1-phosphate cytidylyltransferase, with protein sequence MEVVILCGGLGTRLREETEFRPKPMVNIGHRPILWHIMKIYARYGHVDFVLPLGYKGEMIRDYFVNYRWMNNDVTIDLGNPEKICTHNCHEESDWKITLSDTGQATLKGGRIKRIEKYITNDTFMMTYGDGVANVDLDALLDFHYAHGKIATLCGVSPAQQFGELKVKGSQVLSFSEKPQKLNTNLINAGYFVLNKRVFDYLLPDEDCDFEYGPLEQIARDNELMVYRHDGFWACMDTLRDTEKLNNIWKQGTAPWKIW encoded by the coding sequence GTGGAAGTAGTCATTTTGTGCGGCGGATTGGGAACCCGTCTTCGCGAGGAAACCGAGTTTCGCCCGAAGCCGATGGTCAATATCGGACATAGGCCGATTCTATGGCACATCATGAAAATATACGCCCGATACGGTCATGTCGATTTTGTTTTACCCCTCGGATATAAGGGAGAAATGATTCGTGATTATTTTGTCAATTATCGCTGGATGAATAACGATGTGACCATTGACCTTGGTAACCCGGAAAAAATATGCACGCACAACTGTCACGAAGAGTCTGACTGGAAGATCACGTTGTCGGATACCGGGCAGGCGACATTGAAGGGGGGGCGCATCAAGCGTATTGAAAAATACATTACCAACGATACGTTCATGATGACGTATGGTGACGGAGTTGCGAATGTCGACCTGGACGCGCTGCTTGATTTTCACTACGCTCACGGCAAGATCGCCACCCTCTGCGGAGTGAGCCCGGCCCAGCAGTTCGGCGAGTTGAAGGTCAAAGGTTCGCAGGTCCTGTCGTTCAGTGAGAAACCCCAAAAGCTGAACACCAATTTGATCAATGCCGGGTATTTTGTGCTCAACAAAAGGGTGTTTGATTACTTGCTCCCTGATGAAGACTGCGATTTCGAGTATGGACCGCTGGAGCAGATCGCCCGGGACAACGAGTTGATGGTTTACCGCCATGATGGTTTCTGGGCATGCATGGACACGCTCCGCGACACGGAAAAGTTGAACAATATATGGAAGCAGGGCACTGCCCCATGGAAGATATGGTAG
- a CDS encoding DUF2087 domain-containing protein has protein sequence MSRTPVSLHVGDVSALARTMRRQFDNLERAPSHLELLNLLAKAGGYRNFQHLKAVQQASQPDSGTSGEARPVAELNLKRVKKAVGYFDLNGRLSSWPKKHSLRMLCLWVLWSRLPARAVLSELELDERLSLDHAFCDHALLRRLMVDYGMVERTPDGSEYRRIEVQPPLEALEVFRRLH, from the coding sequence ATGTCCAGAACGCCCGTGTCGCTGCATGTCGGCGATGTTTCCGCCCTTGCCCGCACCATGCGCAGACAGTTCGATAACCTTGAGCGTGCCCCCAGTCATCTGGAATTGCTGAACCTGCTGGCCAAGGCCGGAGGTTACCGCAATTTTCAGCATCTGAAGGCCGTGCAGCAGGCTTCGCAACCGGATTCGGGCACGAGCGGTGAAGCTCGGCCCGTAGCCGAACTCAACCTCAAGCGCGTGAAAAAGGCTGTGGGGTATTTCGACCTGAACGGCCGCCTGAGCAGTTGGCCCAAGAAGCACAGCCTGCGCATGCTGTGCCTGTGGGTGTTGTGGTCCCGTTTGCCGGCAAGGGCCGTGCTCTCGGAACTGGAACTGGATGAGCGGCTGTCGCTCGATCATGCCTTTTGCGACCACGCCCTGCTGCGGCGGCTGATGGTGGATTACGGCATGGTGGAACGCACGCCCGACGGCAGCGAATACCGCCGCATCGAGGTTCAGCCTCCTCTGGAGGCGCTGGAGGTGTTCCGCCGCCTGCATTAG
- a CDS encoding sirohydrochlorin cobaltochelatase produces the protein MHHHCSIEPGHAENSHDGHEHAHGEECGHCHHGHHGHEHHHHHHHQGVPGPRTGARGILLTAFGCAHEQAHEYYGLFEREVREKYPDMDVRWAFTANRIRGKIRSRGMDALSVGEALSRMVDDGVSHVAVQSLHTLPGVEYDWTVQQAEAMLHPRKGLADVTVGAPLLRSVDDMKRAAEVVAVELMPMENDNDGVILVGHGTYHEGHALYLALEGLLLRSHSNVAMGTLMSSRAPAELGQRFWDKGVKRIFLVPFMCVPGHHVHVDLFGDNEHSWLHGLSSMGLDVVPVHTGSLAHAGFRGIWHDHLAEAVAGLSE, from the coding sequence ATGCATCACCACTGCAGCATTGAACCGGGCCACGCCGAGAACAGCCACGACGGTCATGAACATGCTCACGGCGAAGAGTGCGGCCACTGTCACCACGGTCACCACGGCCACGAACATCATCACCATCATCACCACCAAGGCGTGCCCGGACCGCGCACGGGAGCGCGGGGAATCCTGCTGACGGCATTCGGCTGCGCGCACGAACAGGCCCACGAGTACTACGGCCTGTTTGAAAGAGAGGTGCGCGAGAAGTACCCGGACATGGACGTGCGCTGGGCGTTCACGGCCAACCGCATTCGGGGCAAGATCCGCAGCCGCGGCATGGATGCCCTTTCCGTGGGCGAGGCTCTTTCACGCATGGTGGATGACGGCGTCAGCCATGTGGCGGTGCAGTCCCTGCACACCCTTCCGGGGGTGGAATACGACTGGACCGTGCAGCAGGCCGAGGCCATGCTGCATCCGCGCAAGGGACTGGCCGACGTGACGGTTGGCGCGCCCCTGCTGCGCTCCGTGGATGACATGAAGCGCGCCGCCGAGGTCGTGGCCGTGGAACTCATGCCCATGGAAAACGACAATGACGGCGTGATTCTCGTTGGGCACGGAACCTACCATGAAGGCCACGCGCTCTATCTTGCGCTGGAGGGACTGCTGCTGCGTTCCCATTCCAACGTGGCCATGGGCACGCTCATGAGCAGCCGCGCCCCGGCCGAGCTGGGCCAGCGTTTTTGGGACAAGGGCGTGAAACGCATTTTTCTGGTGCCCTTCATGTGCGTTCCCGGCCATCATGTGCATGTGGACCTGTTCGGCGACAACGAACACTCCTGGCTTCATGGGCTCAGCTCAATGGGGCTGGATGTGGTGCCCGTGCACACCGGCTCTCTGGCGCATGCCGGGTTTCGGGGCATATGGCACGACCATCTGGCCGAGGCCGTGGCTGGCCTTTCGGAATAG
- a CDS encoding formyltransferase family protein — protein MSELRVAVFADGEVGNRILSYFCEEYPDDLKAVCAFMPEMDAPFLSSGCTLMNGEAPEEAIAAQLRACELDLVILAWWPKIVGKKIIKSARLGCLNCHPSYLPYNRGKHYNFWTIVEETRFGVTLHFVDEGIDTGDIVFQKEIHKTWLDTGKSLYCKAQSAMVDLFQESYPRIRQEEFVRCKQDDFEATMHYSKELENASELRRQQVYSWRQLLNLIRARTFRPHPACYFFQNGKKVFIRSNVTLLADKGKQYTQVSLDEKRKYHDVLQCDDITAGSYFVFDDEDRYFVEFTYEAEEENP, from the coding sequence GTGAGCGAGTTGCGAGTTGCAGTTTTTGCTGATGGTGAAGTCGGAAACAGGATATTGTCTTATTTTTGCGAGGAATATCCTGACGATTTGAAGGCTGTCTGTGCGTTTATGCCTGAAATGGATGCACCATTTTTGTCCTCGGGCTGCACCTTGATGAACGGCGAGGCACCCGAGGAAGCGATAGCCGCTCAGTTGCGGGCTTGTGAGCTTGATCTTGTTATTCTTGCCTGGTGGCCTAAAATTGTTGGGAAAAAGATAATCAAATCCGCGCGGTTGGGGTGTCTTAATTGTCATCCGAGCTATCTCCCTTACAACAGGGGGAAACATTATAACTTTTGGACTATCGTTGAAGAAACGAGATTCGGCGTGACGCTTCATTTTGTTGATGAAGGGATTGATACCGGAGATATCGTTTTTCAAAAAGAGATTCACAAGACTTGGCTGGATACAGGGAAGTCTCTGTATTGCAAGGCACAGAGCGCCATGGTGGATCTTTTTCAAGAGAGTTATCCGAGAATAAGGCAAGAAGAGTTCGTGCGATGTAAACAGGATGATTTCGAGGCGACAATGCACTATTCCAAAGAACTGGAAAACGCTTCGGAGTTGCGAAGACAGCAGGTGTATTCGTGGCGGCAGTTGTTGAACCTGATTCGTGCCCGAACGTTTCGCCCACACCCGGCGTGTTATTTTTTCCAGAATGGCAAAAAAGTGTTCATCCGCAGCAACGTGACGTTGTTGGCTGACAAGGGGAAGCAATATACCCAAGTCTCTCTTGATGAGAAGCGGAAATATCATGATGTCTTGCAGTGTGACGACATAACTGCGGGCAGTTATTTTGTTTTTGATGACGAGGATAGATACTTTGTGGAATTCACATACGAGGCTGAAGAGGAGAACCCGTAA